The following proteins are co-located in the Chlorogloeopsis sp. ULAP01 genome:
- a CDS encoding (2Fe-2S) ferredoxin domain-containing protein, translating to MTSTQPSNSPATPPVSNRCVRICQNRTCRKQGAAKVLAAFEAMSIPEVTVMGSSCLGQCGNGPMVLVLPDMIWYSGVRPDEVPLVVEQHLLGNQKVTKMLYYRFHSQE from the coding sequence ATGACTAGCACTCAACCATCAAACTCTCCTGCAACACCTCCTGTTTCTAATCGATGTGTACGTATCTGCCAAAATCGCACCTGCCGCAAACAAGGTGCTGCTAAAGTATTAGCAGCTTTTGAGGCTATGTCCATCCCTGAGGTAACGGTAATGGGTAGCAGCTGTTTAGGACAATGTGGTAATGGGCCTATGGTGCTGGTGTTACCAGATATGATCTGGTATAGTGGCGTCCGTCCAGATGAAGTGCCTTTGGTAGTCGAACAGCATTTGTTAGGCAATCAAAAAGTGACAAAGATGCTTTATTATCGGTTTCATTCCCAGGAATAA
- a CDS encoding dynamin family protein produces the protein MQQENQNYKQLADTLKSVSALLNIDSKSALYRDIITICNYLTNPYFRIAVFGPFNHGKSTLLNAILGNRTLPIDLIPTTGAAITVKHGTDLRTRITLVDNTEIYRSGTEILKEFAILDGDRKMRSDVASVEVFCPHPFLDRGVEFLDLPGTNDREEQDNLVREQLLGADLVVQLLDARKLMTLGERENLRDWLLDRGIKTVIFVVNFLNLLEPEEQKEVQNRLRFVAESFRADLPPGFSNLYRVDALPALRARLKGDVAAASTSGLVAFETALQNIVEILQQNRKDLRLPRVQAIASQIQTSLKAKIAPLRSEIKTFEEKNHAKNEIKQRAVELIKQGFNTSVVKLRDWLNITNLRDKYQADAAIALATNNFKNWEINTFNKDFTELKAAILKWLEQAYNFFQEARPEDLLIPFPKKPQVNLPPKPSDSDDLSDPSSIAVGGGIGWLLGGPVGAAVVGSIAYLVNNNLQKQDEKVTQDLYHQQVAKICVDAIDDYLNIFSSQGLSILAEYEKKAEKVIKFTVINEPLEVTKKREELQQWQNLLNQLNRELEKTLGISIPDELNIEKEPPQSVYRFSGKGVKEDLGMRRQEDAPAKEHSNTATRDTVKEDKQTERKAEKSNFFASQPPRISASSPPPPRKEDLEAKFRAWELDEEIAQMKAQMRSPEFQTGKQQNTNQSQQAPNQAKTQAEKDKIAHAYTILGLQSGASLAEIKQAYKNLVKKWHPDLFVDKPQLLQQAQEKMRLINEAYTILIKT, from the coding sequence ATGCAGCAAGAGAATCAAAATTACAAGCAGCTTGCAGATACTCTTAAATCTGTATCTGCATTACTAAATATAGATTCAAAATCGGCGCTGTACAGAGATATTATTACCATTTGTAATTATCTCACAAATCCCTACTTTCGGATTGCAGTATTTGGCCCCTTTAATCATGGTAAGTCAACCTTACTTAACGCCATCTTGGGAAATCGCACATTACCAATTGATTTAATTCCTACTACAGGTGCTGCTATTACTGTTAAGCATGGCACTGATTTACGCACGAGAATTACTTTAGTAGATAATACGGAAATTTACCGCAGTGGCACAGAAATTTTAAAGGAATTTGCAATTTTAGATGGCGACAGGAAGATGCGAAGTGATGTTGCTTCTGTAGAAGTTTTCTGTCCCCACCCTTTTTTAGATAGGGGTGTAGAATTTCTCGATTTACCCGGAACTAATGATAGAGAAGAACAAGATAATTTAGTCAGAGAACAACTGTTAGGTGCTGACTTAGTAGTGCAGTTGTTGGATGCACGTAAGTTAATGACTTTAGGTGAACGGGAAAACTTACGAGATTGGCTTTTGGATCGTGGTATTAAAACGGTTATTTTTGTTGTTAATTTCTTGAATTTACTTGAACCAGAAGAGCAAAAAGAAGTTCAAAATCGTCTGCGGTTTGTTGCTGAAAGTTTTCGAGCTGACTTACCACCAGGTTTTAGTAACTTATATCGTGTTGATGCTTTACCTGCTCTAAGAGCTAGACTTAAAGGTGATGTGGCAGCAGCGAGTACTAGCGGTTTAGTGGCTTTTGAAACAGCTTTACAGAATATCGTCGAAATTCTCCAACAAAATCGAAAAGATTTGCGTTTGCCGAGAGTGCAAGCGATCGCATCCCAAATACAAACATCATTAAAGGCAAAAATTGCTCCTTTGCGGAGTGAAATTAAAACGTTTGAAGAAAAGAATCATGCCAAAAATGAAATTAAGCAACGTGCTGTAGAGCTAATCAAACAAGGATTTAACACTAGTGTTGTCAAGTTGCGTGATTGGCTGAATATAACAAATTTACGAGATAAATATCAAGCTGACGCTGCTATTGCCTTAGCAACAAATAATTTTAAAAATTGGGAGATAAATACTTTTAACAAAGATTTTACTGAATTAAAAGCTGCTATTTTAAAATGGTTAGAACAAGCATATAATTTTTTTCAAGAAGCAAGACCAGAAGATTTATTAATTCCCTTTCCCAAAAAGCCACAAGTTAACTTACCACCCAAACCAAGTGATTCTGACGATTTAAGCGATCCTAGTTCTATTGCAGTTGGTGGTGGTATTGGTTGGTTATTAGGTGGCCCGGTTGGGGCTGCTGTTGTTGGAAGTATTGCTTATTTAGTCAACAATAATTTACAAAAACAAGATGAAAAAGTAACTCAAGATTTGTATCATCAACAAGTAGCAAAAATTTGTGTAGATGCCATTGATGATTATTTAAACATCTTTAGTAGTCAAGGATTATCAATATTAGCTGAATATGAGAAAAAGGCGGAAAAAGTTATTAAATTTACAGTAATTAATGAACCACTAGAAGTTACTAAAAAACGTGAAGAATTACAACAGTGGCAGAATCTTTTAAATCAATTAAATCGAGAGTTAGAAAAAACTTTAGGCATTTCTATTCCTGATGAATTGAACATAGAAAAAGAACCACCTCAGTCTGTGTATCGTTTTTCAGGCAAAGGAGTAAAAGAAGATTTGGGGATGCGCCGACAAGAGGATGCACCAGCGAAGGAACACAGTAATACAGCAACAAGAGATACAGTAAAAGAGGACAAGCAGACGGAGAGAAAAGCAGAGAAAAGTAATTTCTTTGCGTCTCAACCTCCCCGCATTTCCGCGTCTTCACCTCCTCCTCCTAGAAAAGAAGATTTAGAGGCAAAATTTCGTGCTTGGGAACTTGATGAAGAAATAGCGCAAATGAAAGCACAAATGCGTTCACCTGAGTTTCAAACTGGTAAGCAGCAAAATACGAATCAAAGCCAGCAAGCACCTAATCAAGCTAAAACCCAAGCGGAAAAAGACAAAATTGCTCACGCCTACACTATCTTAGGTTTGCAATCGGGTGCTTCATTAGCTGAGATTAAACAAGCTTATAAAAATTTGGTGAAAAAATGGCATCCAGATTTATTTGTGGATAAGCCCCAACTGCTACAACAAGCACAAGAAAAAATGCGACTAATTAATGAAGCTTACACGATACTAATAAAAACATAG
- a CDS encoding integron integrase, with amino-acid sequence MEQRPNKLLEQVQDVIRLKHYSYQTEKTYIYWIRRYILFHDKRHPKDMGSAEIEAFLTHLAVNENVAASTQNQALHAVLFLYKEVLKQDLDLNIDAVRAKKPKYLPTVLTKDEVFSIIKQMFGVHQLLIKLLYGTGLRLSEGLNLRVKDVDFAQEQIIVRDTKGNESRVTMLPESIAEELKIHLQSVKILHQQDLQKGYGSVYLPFALERKYSRAKYEWIWQFVFPSGSISKDPRSGEVSRHHLHESSLQKALKQAVRQAGIQKKVGCHTFRHTFATHLLQNGYDIRTVQELLGHKDVKTTMIYTRVLNRGGKAVRSPLD; translated from the coding sequence ATGGAACAACGTCCCAATAAACTGCTAGAACAAGTACAAGACGTTATCCGTCTTAAGCATTATTCTTACCAAACAGAGAAGACTTATATTTACTGGATTAGACGTTATATTCTTTTTCATGATAAGCGTCATCCTAAAGATATGGGAAGTGCAGAAATCGAAGCATTTTTAACGCATCTTGCGGTTAATGAAAATGTGGCTGCATCAACTCAAAATCAAGCGCTTCATGCTGTTCTATTTCTTTACAAAGAAGTATTAAAACAAGATTTAGATTTAAATATAGATGCGGTACGTGCAAAGAAACCTAAATATTTACCAACAGTTTTAACAAAAGATGAAGTTTTTTCGATTATTAAACAAATGTTTGGAGTACATCAACTTTTAATTAAGTTACTTTACGGTACAGGTTTACGTTTAAGTGAAGGCTTAAACTTGCGTGTTAAAGATGTTGATTTTGCTCAAGAACAAATTATTGTCCGTGATACAAAGGGAAATGAAAGTCGGGTGACTATGTTACCTGAAAGTATCGCTGAAGAATTAAAAATTCATTTACAAAGTGTAAAAATTCTCCATCAACAAGATTTACAAAAAGGTTATGGTTCGGTTTATTTACCTTTTGCATTAGAGAGAAAATATTCCAGAGCCAAGTATGAGTGGATTTGGCAATTTGTTTTTCCTTCTGGTAGCATTTCCAAAGATCCCCGCAGTGGAGAAGTTAGTCGCCATCACCTTCATGAAAGTAGTTTACAAAAAGCGTTAAAACAAGCGGTTCGTCAAGCTGGTATTCAAAAAAAGGTGGGTTGTCATACGTTTCGCCACACTTTTGCTACCCATTTATTACAAAACGGCTATGATATCCGCACGGTGCAGGAATTACTGGGACACAAGGATGTAAAAACAACGATGATTTATACCCGTGTTCTTAACCGGGGTGGTAAGGCTGTTCGCAGTCCGCTTGATTAA
- a CDS encoding folate-binding protein YgfZ, whose product MSTSATNSQDTAAIQAAQKGVAICDRSHWGRIKVSDDDRLRFLHNQSTNDFQTLKPNQGCDTVFVTSTARTIDLVTAYVIEDAVLLLVSPNRRDFLMQWLDRYIFFADKVQLTDVTDETATFSLMGPKSDEIVEKLGGEAIIGQAYGNHLSVDGICVAVGSGLASFGYTLILPVALKETVWNKIVELGAVPMSERAWEELRITQGRPAPEHELTDDYNPLEAGLWQTISFNKGCYIGQETIARLNTYKGVKQHLWGIHLNAGVEPGTTITAGDEKVGKLTSITETAEGYRGLGYIRSKAGGAGLQVQVGEVAGEIVEIPFVSHEYPE is encoded by the coding sequence ATGTCCACATCTGCCACTAACAGTCAAGACACAGCGGCTATCCAAGCAGCACAAAAAGGAGTTGCTATATGCGATCGCTCTCATTGGGGGCGCATTAAAGTTTCTGATGACGATCGCCTCCGCTTTTTGCACAATCAAAGCACTAATGATTTTCAAACACTAAAACCAAATCAAGGTTGCGATACAGTTTTCGTGACATCCACCGCCCGCACAATTGACTTAGTAACAGCCTATGTAATAGAAGATGCTGTGCTACTATTGGTTTCGCCAAATCGGCGTGATTTTTTGATGCAATGGCTAGATCGCTACATTTTCTTCGCTGACAAAGTACAGTTAACCGATGTTACCGATGAAACCGCTACTTTTAGCTTGATGGGGCCGAAAAGTGATGAAATTGTAGAAAAGCTTGGTGGTGAGGCAATTATCGGTCAAGCTTATGGAAATCACCTAAGTGTCGATGGGATATGTGTAGCTGTTGGTAGTGGCTTGGCTTCTTTTGGATACACTTTGATTTTGCCAGTTGCTTTAAAAGAAACAGTTTGGAACAAAATTGTTGAGTTGGGTGCAGTACCAATGAGCGAGCGCGCTTGGGAAGAATTGCGAATTACTCAAGGACGCCCTGCGCCAGAACACGAACTAACTGATGATTATAATCCCTTAGAAGCGGGTTTATGGCAGACAATTTCGTTTAATAAAGGTTGCTACATCGGACAAGAAACTATCGCTCGTTTAAATACTTATAAAGGTGTAAAACAGCACCTCTGGGGTATACACTTAAATGCTGGTGTTGAACCAGGAACAACAATTACAGCCGGGGATGAAAAAGTAGGCAAGCTAACTAGTATTACGGAAACTGCGGAAGGTTATCGTGGTTTAGGATACATTCGCAGCAAAGCAGGTGGAGCGGGTTTGCAAGTGCAAGTTGGAGAAGTTGCGGGTGAAATAGTAGAAATTCCCTTTGTTTCTCATGAGTATCCGGAATGA
- a CDS encoding Uma2 family endonuclease: MLSSPIVLRIPPSMQMTDEEFFEFCQINRDLRIERNKYGEISIMPPTGSETGNRNFNVALQLGIWAEQDGTGICFDSSTGFTLSTGAERSPDASWIRLERWNALSREQQERFAPICPDFLIELRSPTDNLKPLQEKMDEYVREPGIHLGWLIDRKNRQVYIYRPGMSEECLDNPDSVSGDPVLPGFVLNMGKIW, from the coding sequence ATGCTTTCGTCTCCTATTGTTTTGCGAATTCCGCCATCAATGCAAATGACAGACGAAGAATTTTTTGAGTTCTGTCAGATTAACCGCGACTTACGCATTGAGAGGAATAAATATGGAGAAATATCAATTATGCCACCCACTGGTTCAGAAACAGGTAATCGTAACTTTAACGTTGCTTTACAGCTAGGAATTTGGGCAGAACAAGATGGCACAGGTATCTGTTTTGACTCCAGCACGGGATTTACACTATCAACGGGTGCAGAACGTTCTCCCGATGCTTCCTGGATTAGACTAGAACGGTGGAATGCTCTTTCACGAGAACAGCAGGAACGATTTGCCCCTATTTGTCCAGATTTTTTGATAGAACTGCGATCGCCTACTGATAACCTCAAGCCCTTACAAGAAAAAATGGACGAATATGTGAGGGAGCCAGGAATTCACTTAGGATGGTTGATTGATAGGAAAAATCGCCAAGTTTATATTTATCGTCCGGGAATGTCAGAGGAATGTTTAGATAATCCTGATAGTGTCAGTGGCGATCCAGTTTTGCCTGGTTTTGTTCTGAATATGGGTAAGATTTGGTAA
- a CDS encoding peroxiredoxin, translated as MALHLGDTVPNFTQASTDGDINFYDWAGDSWVVLFSHPADYTPVCTTELGTVAKLKPEFDKRNVKVIALSVDDVESHTGWVGDIEETQSTKLNYPILADPDRKVSDLYDMIHPNANASVTVRTVFIIDPSKKLRLTLTYPPSTGRNFDEILRVIDSLQLTDNYSVATPADWKDGDDCVIVPSLKDPEVLKEKFPKGYQEVKPYLRMTPQPNK; from the coding sequence ATGGCTCTCCATCTCGGTGATACAGTACCGAATTTTACTCAAGCCTCCACAGATGGCGATATCAACTTTTACGATTGGGCAGGCGACAGCTGGGTAGTGCTGTTCTCCCACCCCGCAGACTACACTCCAGTTTGCACCACTGAATTAGGCACCGTTGCTAAACTCAAGCCAGAATTTGACAAGCGCAATGTGAAAGTAATCGCCCTCAGCGTTGATGATGTTGAATCCCACACAGGATGGGTAGGCGATATTGAGGAAACCCAGAGTACCAAACTTAACTACCCGATTTTGGCAGATCCGGATCGTAAGGTTTCCGATCTTTACGACATGATTCACCCCAATGCCAACGCCAGTGTTACAGTGCGGACTGTGTTTATTATCGATCCCAGTAAGAAACTGCGTCTTACCTTAACTTATCCTCCCAGCACTGGACGCAACTTTGATGAAATTTTGCGCGTAATCGATTCGCTGCAACTAACTGATAACTACAGCGTGGCAACACCAGCCGACTGGAAAGATGGTGATGACTGCGTAATTGTTCCTTCACTCAAAGATCCAGAAGTATTGAAGGAGAAGTTCCCTAAAGGGTATCAGGAAGTCAAGCCCTACTTGCGGATGACTCCTCAACCCAACAAATAA
- a CDS encoding cysteine synthase A, which yields MDIKNGFVGTVGNTPLIRLNSFSEETGCEILAKAEFLNPGGSVKDRAALYIIEDAEKKGLIKPGGTVVEGTAGNTGIGLAHICNAKGYKCLIIIPNTQSQEKMDALRALGAEVRPVPAVPYKDPNNYVKLSGRIAAEMENAIWANQFDNLANRHAHYETTGPEIWKQTDGTVDAWVASTGTGGTYAGVSMFLKEKNPEIKCVVADPMGSGLYSYIKTGDIHIEGNSITEGIGNSRITANMEGAPADDAIQIDDQEAIRVVYQLLQKDGLFMGGSTGINVAAAVALAKQMGPGHTIVTILCDSGSRYQSRIFNREWLQSKGLLTE from the coding sequence ATGGATATTAAGAACGGCTTTGTAGGCACCGTTGGCAACACACCCCTGATTCGCTTAAATAGCTTCAGTGAAGAGACTGGTTGCGAAATTCTCGCTAAGGCAGAATTTCTCAATCCTGGAGGTTCTGTGAAAGATCGTGCTGCACTTTATATCATTGAAGATGCGGAAAAAAAAGGCTTAATTAAACCTGGTGGTACAGTAGTAGAAGGAACTGCGGGAAATACTGGCATTGGATTGGCTCATATCTGCAATGCCAAAGGCTATAAATGCTTGATTATTATTCCTAATACCCAGTCGCAAGAAAAGATGGATGCTTTAAGGGCATTAGGTGCAGAAGTTCGTCCGGTTCCTGCTGTGCCTTACAAAGATCCTAACAACTACGTTAAGCTATCTGGCAGAATTGCCGCTGAGATGGAAAACGCCATCTGGGCAAATCAGTTTGATAATTTAGCTAACCGTCACGCCCACTACGAAACTACAGGCCCCGAAATTTGGAAGCAAACAGATGGTACAGTAGACGCTTGGGTTGCATCCACCGGAACTGGCGGCACATATGCGGGTGTGTCCATGTTCTTGAAAGAAAAAAATCCGGAAATCAAATGCGTAGTTGCCGATCCAATGGGTAGCGGTCTTTATAGCTATATTAAAACTGGTGATATCCACATAGAAGGCAATTCAATTACTGAGGGCATCGGAAATAGCCGTATCACTGCGAACATGGAAGGCGCACCAGCAGATGATGCTATTCAGATTGATGATCAGGAAGCTATACGGGTAGTTTATCAACTGTTGCAGAAAGATGGCTTATTTATGGGTGGTTCTACTGGTATCAATGTTGCTGCCGCTGTTGCCCTTGCCAAGCAAATGGGGCCAGGACACACTATTGTTACCATCTTGTGTGATAGCGGTTCCCGTTACCAGTCACGCATCTTTAACCGTGAATGGTTACAATCAAAAGGGTTATTAACAGAATAG
- a CDS encoding dynamin family protein, producing MDYQTKTDVFINDLERVVKVRQEVAIALEEIAQTIDQAELAGEFASGKLSLERDIEDIKVVSKNLRQGVFRLLVLGDMKRGKSTFLNALIGEKILPSDVNPCTAVLTVLRYGVEKKVTVHFNDGKSPQNLDFDEFKHKYTIDPAEAKKLEQQNKQAFPDVSHAVVEYPLPLLEKGIEIVDSPGLNDTEARNELSLGYINNCHAILFVLRASQPCTLGERRYLENYIRGRGLSVFFLINAWDQVREALIDPDDEEELKEAEERLRQVFQANLAEYCIVDGQDIYDERVFEISSIQALRRRLKDAQASLEGTGFPGFMKALNTFLTRERAIAELRQVRTLARQACDRTREAIQRRIPLLEEDVNQLRERINSVEPEFTKLRGIHEQFQQEIRNTRDTQAKAIADSFKTYILNLGNTFESDFLRYQPELNLFDFLSSGKREAFNAALQKAFEQYIADKLADWTLTAEKEISAAFVQLSRSAAQYGASYSQVTDRITEKLTGEKIKVNPATTTEEDNSPGWAKWAMGLLSFTGGNLAGFAMAGVGFDWKNILLNYFTVIGIGGIITAITGVFLGPIGFALLGLGVGFLQADQARKELVKKAKKELVKYLPQVANEQWHTVYNAVKECFDSYEREVSKRINEDIAARKSELNNLLQQKETREINRDTELKRLKILEEDVVTKLQKVESAYSNLFAYYS from the coding sequence ATGGATTATCAAACAAAAACAGATGTTTTTATTAACGACTTGGAACGAGTTGTTAAAGTAAGACAAGAAGTAGCGATCGCACTAGAAGAAATTGCACAAACAATTGATCAAGCGGAATTAGCTGGAGAGTTTGCTTCCGGTAAATTAAGTTTAGAGCGTGATATTGAAGATATTAAGGTAGTCAGCAAAAATCTCCGCCAAGGCGTCTTTCGTCTACTAGTTTTAGGAGATATGAAACGGGGTAAAAGTACATTTCTCAATGCTTTAATCGGTGAAAAAATCTTACCGAGTGATGTTAATCCTTGTACTGCGGTATTAACAGTTTTACGTTACGGTGTTGAGAAAAAAGTTACAGTACATTTTAATGATGGCAAAAGTCCGCAGAATTTAGATTTTGATGAATTTAAACATAAATATACAATTGATCCAGCAGAGGCAAAGAAACTAGAGCAACAGAATAAGCAGGCATTTCCTGATGTCAGTCATGCTGTAGTCGAATATCCTTTACCGTTACTGGAAAAAGGAATTGAAATTGTCGATAGTCCTGGATTAAATGATACAGAGGCGCGTAACGAATTATCCTTGGGTTATATCAATAATTGTCACGCAATTCTATTTGTGCTGAGAGCCTCTCAGCCTTGCACATTGGGCGAGCGGCGTTATCTGGAAAATTATATTAGAGGTAGGGGGCTGTCGGTTTTCTTCTTAATCAACGCTTGGGATCAGGTACGCGAAGCCTTAATCGATCCGGATGATGAAGAAGAGCTAAAAGAAGCGGAAGAAAGACTGCGGCAAGTTTTTCAAGCGAACTTAGCTGAATATTGTATTGTAGACGGACAAGATATTTACGATGAGCGCGTGTTTGAAATCTCTTCCATTCAAGCGTTACGGCGACGCTTGAAAGATGCTCAAGCTTCCCTAGAGGGAACTGGCTTTCCTGGATTTATGAAAGCACTCAATACCTTTCTTACCAGAGAAAGAGCGATCGCCGAATTGCGACAAGTACGAACATTAGCAAGACAAGCGTGCGATCGCACTCGTGAAGCGATTCAAAGACGGATACCATTACTTGAGGAAGATGTTAACCAATTGCGAGAACGTATTAATTCTGTAGAGCCAGAATTTACCAAACTCAGAGGTATCCACGAGCAATTCCAACAAGAAATCAGAAACACTAGGGATACTCAAGCAAAAGCGATCGCTGACTCATTCAAAACTTATATTTTAAACTTGGGCAATACTTTTGAAAGTGATTTTCTCCGCTATCAACCGGAATTAAATTTATTTGATTTTCTCAGCAGTGGTAAACGAGAAGCATTTAACGCCGCCCTGCAAAAAGCTTTTGAACAATATATTGCCGATAAATTAGCTGATTGGACTTTAACCGCCGAAAAAGAAATCAGTGCAGCATTTGTCCAACTATCAAGAAGTGCTGCACAATATGGTGCTTCTTACAGTCAAGTAACAGACCGCATTACAGAAAAATTAACAGGAGAAAAAATCAAAGTCAATCCCGCCACTACTACAGAAGAAGATAACTCTCCAGGGTGGGCAAAATGGGCAATGGGTTTGTTATCATTCACAGGAGGAAATTTAGCTGGTTTTGCAATGGCTGGGGTAGGATTCGATTGGAAAAATATTCTGTTAAATTACTTCACTGTCATTGGTATCGGCGGAATAATTACAGCAATCACAGGTGTTTTTCTTGGGCCAATTGGATTTGCTCTACTAGGTTTAGGTGTAGGATTTTTACAAGCAGATCAAGCGCGAAAAGAATTAGTGAAAAAGGCAAAGAAAGAGTTAGTAAAATATTTACCACAAGTAGCAAACGAGCAATGGCATACTGTATATAATGCAGTTAAAGAGTGCTTTGACTCTTACGAAAGAGAAGTTAGCAAGAGAATTAACGAAGATATTGCTGCTCGCAAATCTGAATTAAATAATTTGCTCCAGCAAAAAGAAACTCGCGAGATTAATCGCGATACTGAATTAAAGCGATTGAAGATTCTCGAAGAAGATGTTGTGACAAAATTACAAAAAGTTGAATCTGCATATAGCAATTTATTCGCTTACTACAGTTAG
- the hpsP gene encoding hormogonium polysaccharide biosynthesis glycosyltransferase HpsP, whose protein sequence is MRILQIVPSISLIYGGPSQMILGLAPALAQEGVEITILTTNSNGDRAQKPLDVPLNTPIKQDGYEIIYFRSAPFRRYKFSLDLLKWLNFHAHKFDLAHIHALFSPISSVAAAICRRQKLPYILRPLGTLDPADLSKKRQLKQLYALILEGKNIAGAAAMHFTSVQEAKISERFGVTTRDLVIPLGVIPPQEEGERGNMVRSQFAIPANVPLVLFMSRIDPKKGLNLLIPALEKLVAEGLNFHFVLAGTNPQDPGYEEKIKSQIYNSCLRSHTTITGFVTGELKSALLQAADIFVLPSYYENFGIAVAEAMAAGTPVIISDQVHICQDVQQSESGWVSKLEMPALTELLRIALQNPCECQRRGLRAQEYALQHYSWDVIARQMIEAYKNILVSR, encoded by the coding sequence ATGCGAATTTTACAAATAGTTCCTTCTATTTCCTTAATCTATGGCGGCCCTAGTCAAATGATACTAGGATTAGCTCCTGCTTTAGCACAAGAGGGTGTAGAAATTACTATTCTTACAACTAATAGTAATGGCGATCGCGCTCAAAAACCTTTGGATGTTCCCCTAAATACTCCTATCAAACAAGATGGCTATGAAATAATATATTTTCGTTCCGCTCCATTTCGTCGTTATAAATTTTCTCTAGATTTACTTAAGTGGTTAAACTTTCATGCCCACAAGTTTGATTTAGCTCATATTCATGCTTTATTTTCCCCTATCAGTAGTGTTGCTGCCGCGATTTGTCGTCGTCAAAAGCTTCCTTACATTTTGCGTCCTTTGGGTACTCTAGATCCGGCTGATTTAAGCAAGAAAAGACAATTAAAACAGCTCTATGCCTTGATATTAGAAGGTAAAAATATAGCTGGTGCGGCGGCTATGCACTTTACCAGTGTTCAGGAAGCGAAAATTTCAGAAAGATTTGGAGTCACGACACGTGATTTGGTAATTCCCTTGGGTGTTATTCCGCCTCAAGAAGAGGGGGAGAGGGGAAATATGGTACGTAGTCAGTTCGCCATTCCTGCTAATGTACCGTTGGTTTTGTTTATGTCACGAATCGATCCAAAAAAGGGTTTAAATCTACTAATTCCAGCTTTGGAGAAGCTTGTAGCGGAAGGATTAAATTTTCACTTTGTCTTAGCTGGCACAAATCCCCAAGATCCAGGTTATGAAGAGAAAATCAAATCACAGATATATAATTCTTGTTTGCGATCGCACACTACCATAACTGGCTTTGTCACGGGAGAATTAAAATCTGCCCTCTTGCAAGCTGCCGATATTTTCGTCTTACCTTCGTACTATGAAAACTTTGGTATTGCTGTAGCTGAAGCAATGGCAGCAGGAACGCCTGTCATCATTTCCGATCAGGTACACATTTGTCAAGATGTGCAGCAGAGTGAGTCGGGGTGGGTGAGTAAACTAGAAATGCCAGCACTCACTGAGTTACTTCGCATTGCTTTGCAAAATCCTTGCGAATGTCAACGCCGGGGTTTACGCGCTCAAGAGTATGCATTGCAGCATTACAGTTGGGATGTGATCGCCCGTCAAATGATTGAAGCCTATAAAAATATACTTGTAAGTAGGTAG
- a CDS encoding DUF5331 domain-containing protein — protein MNIEQLRESLKIKWVKYYYKNRPWLIKMRIWGTYNGHRRPSSDFILATLSVLEPQLDEVLPFLLELNRNPDRIVAALNLNFNPEEHLHLIEEENADEHQDADDSAVMSILPEKSSHRNLGDRKLYPLPSLTMIAKGDNNKPAPLLRLISRRESHAEAVSSIVLTSYFEESNCTALPSVAVANEVESEFESLPAIIVSEVESKDKLVKMPLREFQDNVNSFSIQKIFNFAAWIDDFCQGVGWDREEAIFIPF, from the coding sequence ATGAATATTGAGCAGCTACGTGAATCTTTAAAAATAAAATGGGTAAAGTACTATTATAAAAATCGTCCCTGGTTGATAAAAATGCGTATCTGGGGCACTTATAATGGTCACCGTCGTCCTTCCTCTGATTTTATTTTGGCGACTTTGTCAGTTTTGGAGCCACAGTTGGATGAAGTTCTGCCTTTTTTGTTGGAATTAAATAGGAATCCCGATCGCATCGTTGCAGCTTTAAATCTCAATTTTAATCCGGAAGAGCATTTGCATTTAATTGAAGAAGAAAATGCAGATGAACACCAAGATGCTGATGATTCTGCTGTGATGAGTATACTTCCTGAAAAGTCTAGCCATAGAAATTTAGGCGATCGCAAGCTATATCCTTTGCCTTCATTAACAATGATCGCAAAAGGTGACAACAACAAACCTGCTCCATTACTGAGATTAATTAGCAGGAGGGAAAGTCACGCTGAAGCCGTTTCATCGATAGTACTTACCAGCTACTTTGAGGAAAGTAACTGCACAGCCTTGCCATCAGTCGCCGTTGCTAACGAAGTAGAAAGCGAATTTGAATCTTTACCTGCAATTATTGTCAGCGAGGTGGAAAGTAAAGATAAGCTTGTGAAAATGCCACTGAGAGAATTTCAGGATAATGTTAACTCATTTTCGATTCAGAAAATTTTTAATTTTGCTGCTTGGATAGATGATTTTTGTCAGGGTGTGGGATGGGATAGAGAAGAAGCTATTTTTATTCCATTTTAA